One Lysinibacillus fusiformis genomic window carries:
- a CDS encoding MarR family winged helix-turn-helix transcriptional regulator, whose product MDKEFTIIDYTQICVCANLRKKTRVVTQMYDKLLQPTNLKITQYSMLANIDYQKAVSISKLGEILLLDQTTVTRNVNLLKQNGYVAITRNKQDARTKILSLTDAGIKKLNEATPIWRELQERIINDIGPEKYKDFYETLRHMQKIIKSYDE is encoded by the coding sequence ATGGATAAAGAATTCACTATCATCGACTATACACAGATTTGTGTGTGTGCGAACCTTAGAAAAAAGACAAGAGTCGTTACCCAAATGTATGACAAATTGCTCCAACCTACTAATTTAAAGATCACCCAATATTCTATGTTGGCCAATATCGATTATCAGAAGGCAGTTTCAATCAGCAAATTAGGTGAGATTTTGTTACTTGATCAAACTACAGTTACTCGTAATGTAAATTTACTGAAACAAAATGGCTACGTTGCTATTACTAGAAATAAACAAGACGCTAGAACAAAGATTCTTTCACTAACCGATGCAGGCATTAAAAAACTAAATGAAGCCACTCCTATATGGCGTGAACTTCAGGAAAGAATTATCAACGATATTGGTCCAGAAAAATATAAGGATTTCTATGAAACGCTAAGACACATGCAAAAAATCATTAAATCCTATGATGAATAA
- a CDS encoding adenine phosphoribosyltransferase: MDLKQYVTTVENWPKEGISFKDITTIMDNGSAYKYATDQIVSYAKEVGAEIIVGPEARGFIIGCPVAYALEIGFAPVRKPGKLPREVVSADYGLEYGKDTLTMHKDALKPGQKVLICDDLLATGGTVEATVRLIEELGGEVVGCAFLIELTELNGRAKLGDLSVKTLIQY, translated from the coding sequence ATGGATTTAAAGCAATACGTGACAACAGTTGAGAACTGGCCGAAAGAAGGCATCAGTTTCAAGGATATTACAACAATTATGGATAACGGATCAGCATATAAATATGCTACAGACCAAATCGTGTCTTACGCAAAAGAAGTGGGCGCAGAAATTATCGTAGGTCCTGAAGCGCGTGGCTTCATTATTGGTTGCCCAGTTGCTTATGCACTTGAAATTGGCTTTGCTCCTGTTCGTAAACCAGGAAAATTACCTCGTGAAGTGGTAAGTGCAGACTACGGTCTTGAGTATGGTAAAGATACATTAACAATGCATAAAGATGCTCTAAAGCCTGGACAAAAAGTATTAATCTGTGATGATTTACTGGCAACTGGCGGTACAGTAGAGGCGACTGTTCGTTTAATAGAAGAATTAGGCGGTGAGGTTGTTGGCTGTGCTTTCCTAATCGAGCTGACTGAACTTAATGGTCGTGCAAAACTTGGCGATTTAAGTGTGAAGACCTTAATTCAATACTAA
- the recJ gene encoding single-stranded-DNA-specific exonuclease RecJ, which translates to MILSKKRWQVERPDAQLVQALQNDLQISAIAAKILAARGCETSAAAESLLNMTETNIHDPFLMHGMAEAVARIERALENGEKILIYGDYDADGITSTTVMVNVLLDLGADVSFKIPNRFLHGYGPNETLFREAHAEGVQLIITVDNGISGIEPIRVAKELGMDVIVTDHHEPGEELPPADIILHPRVPEGHYPFGELAGVGVAFKLAHALYGELPTHLFEFVAIGTVADLVPLVDENRYLVKRGIEETRRSLSPWVQAMCEVASADQSKINEETIGFYFGPRLNAIGRLGEAAPGVELLMAEDSTTASALAKQLNACNTERKDIVKSITDEAIALIEADEKISESLVLVVAGEGWNAGVVGIVASRLVELYYRPTIVLSLDYEKGTAKGSARSIDGFHLFNELAKNRDILPHFGGHPMAAGMTLPLEHVDELRARLDAQAKACLTEEQLTPVLNIDIPLKIDEISADAIEEIAKLGPFGTEFPKPVYVLEDVEIATMRKIGAAENHIKMELTDGYEKLDSVGFNKGHLHDELTYGIKVSFIGDLQINEWQGRKKPQFMIEDVQTTEWQLFDIRGIRQTSRWLNTVPKEETTFIAFRPETVTYYQSLLGVPILFVDAALSNVSQTSYIVLLDLPQNVQLLENVLQKTAPSRIYAHFYMPDSQYFNGMPTREQFAWYYKFLKNRPSFPLTVNLPDLAKHTGWPLDALKFMTQVFFELDFVKMESGLTTVNVNAPKTALTEAPSYKQRSEQIDIEQKLVYAPYIELKQWFDERIH; encoded by the coding sequence ATGATTCTATCGAAAAAGAGATGGCAAGTAGAGCGTCCAGACGCACAACTTGTACAAGCATTACAAAATGACTTGCAAATTTCTGCGATTGCGGCCAAAATTTTAGCTGCACGTGGCTGTGAAACTTCTGCAGCAGCAGAAAGTTTATTAAATATGACAGAAACAAATATTCATGACCCGTTTTTAATGCATGGCATGGCGGAAGCAGTGGCACGTATCGAGCGAGCACTCGAAAATGGTGAAAAAATATTAATATATGGAGATTATGATGCCGATGGTATCACGAGTACGACGGTGATGGTCAATGTGTTACTTGATCTTGGTGCGGATGTATCCTTTAAAATACCTAACCGTTTCTTGCACGGCTACGGTCCGAATGAAACATTATTCCGCGAAGCACATGCAGAGGGTGTGCAATTAATTATTACTGTGGATAATGGTATTTCCGGCATTGAGCCGATTCGAGTGGCGAAAGAGCTTGGTATGGATGTCATTGTGACAGATCACCATGAGCCAGGTGAAGAACTACCACCAGCGGATATTATTTTACATCCTCGCGTGCCGGAAGGGCATTATCCTTTTGGCGAACTTGCAGGTGTGGGTGTGGCCTTTAAATTGGCGCATGCTTTATACGGGGAACTACCAACGCATTTATTTGAGTTTGTAGCGATTGGCACGGTAGCGGATTTGGTGCCATTAGTCGATGAAAACCGCTATCTTGTAAAGCGTGGGATTGAAGAAACGCGCCGCTCACTAAGCCCATGGGTACAGGCAATGTGTGAAGTAGCAAGTGCAGATCAATCAAAAATTAATGAAGAAACAATTGGTTTTTACTTTGGTCCGCGGTTAAATGCAATTGGTCGTTTAGGAGAAGCGGCACCAGGTGTAGAGTTACTAATGGCAGAGGATAGTACAACAGCATCAGCATTAGCGAAACAGCTGAATGCTTGTAATACAGAGCGCAAAGATATAGTGAAGAGTATTACGGATGAAGCGATTGCATTAATTGAAGCGGACGAAAAAATTAGTGAATCACTGGTATTAGTTGTTGCTGGAGAAGGCTGGAATGCTGGTGTTGTCGGAATAGTCGCATCACGTCTTGTTGAATTGTATTATCGCCCGACTATTGTCCTATCACTAGACTATGAGAAAGGTACTGCGAAAGGATCGGCACGTAGTATCGACGGTTTCCATCTGTTTAATGAATTGGCGAAAAATCGAGACATTTTACCGCATTTTGGTGGACATCCGATGGCGGCAGGTATGACCTTACCACTGGAGCATGTCGATGAACTACGAGCTAGATTAGATGCACAGGCAAAAGCTTGTTTAACAGAGGAGCAATTGACACCTGTACTCAATATTGATATTCCGCTCAAGATTGATGAAATTTCAGCGGATGCTATTGAGGAAATTGCCAAGCTTGGCCCGTTTGGAACGGAATTCCCGAAACCTGTTTATGTACTAGAAGATGTTGAAATAGCTACAATGCGTAAAATTGGTGCTGCTGAAAACCATATTAAAATGGAATTAACGGATGGCTATGAAAAATTGGATAGTGTTGGCTTTAATAAAGGACATCTACATGATGAACTGACTTATGGAATTAAAGTATCTTTTATTGGGGATCTTCAGATTAATGAGTGGCAAGGACGTAAAAAGCCTCAGTTTATGATTGAGGACGTGCAAACGACAGAGTGGCAATTATTTGATATTCGTGGCATTCGTCAAACTTCACGTTGGTTAAATACTGTACCAAAAGAGGAGACAACTTTTATAGCGTTCCGTCCCGAGACGGTGACATATTATCAGTCACTTTTGGGTGTGCCCATTCTGTTTGTTGATGCAGCACTTTCAAATGTATCGCAAACAAGTTATATTGTGTTGCTTGATTTGCCACAAAACGTTCAATTGCTAGAAAATGTTTTACAAAAAACAGCGCCTTCTCGCATTTATGCGCATTTTTATATGCCTGATTCCCAGTATTTCAACGGTATGCCTACGCGTGAACAATTTGCTTGGTATTATAAATTTTTAAAAAACCGTCCATCATTTCCGCTTACTGTGAATTTGCCAGATTTAGCAAAACATACTGGCTGGCCGTTAGATGCATTAAAATTTATGACACAGGTGTTTTTTGAGCTAGATTTTGTTAAAATGGAGAGTGGACTGACGACTGTCAACGTGAATGCACCAAAAACAGCGCTTACGGAAGCACCGTCTTACAAACAACGTTCAGAACAGATAGATATAGAGCAAAAGCTTGTATATGCACCTTATATAGAGTTAAAGCAATGGTTTGATGAACGAATACATTAA
- the trpA gene encoding tryptophan synthase subunit alpha, with product MATLQQAIEQAKIAGNKAFVPYIMAGDGGLLTLKPTILKLQEMGVTAIEVGIPFTDPVADGPTIEQAGERALAEGVTLRKVLNTLASFREEITIPLVMMTYFNPVLAYGLESFAEACVAGGVKGLIVPDVPLEESAILRDQLNPHGVDIVQLVSLTSSPERIARIATASQGFVYAVTVNGITGARASFADNLAGHFAQLRQSSHLPVLAGFGISTPEQVVSMGALGDGVIVGSAIVAALHEGDVARVEALVTASKNVREKSTL from the coding sequence ATGGCAACACTACAGCAGGCAATTGAACAAGCTAAGATAGCAGGTAATAAGGCGTTTGTGCCATATATCATGGCAGGTGATGGAGGACTTTTAACATTAAAGCCAACTATCTTGAAGCTACAAGAAATGGGTGTAACTGCGATTGAAGTGGGTATTCCCTTTACGGATCCTGTAGCAGATGGACCTACAATTGAACAGGCTGGTGAACGTGCTTTAGCGGAAGGGGTGACATTGCGCAAAGTGTTAAATACACTTGCTTCCTTCCGTGAAGAAATAACGATTCCGTTAGTTATGATGACGTATTTTAATCCTGTATTGGCTTATGGATTAGAATCATTCGCTGAAGCATGTGTTGCAGGGGGCGTTAAAGGTTTAATTGTACCTGACGTACCGCTTGAGGAAAGTGCTATTTTACGCGATCAGTTAAATCCACATGGCGTGGATATTGTACAGCTTGTGTCATTAACTAGTTCGCCTGAACGGATTGCGCGAATTGCCACAGCGAGCCAGGGTTTTGTCTATGCGGTAACCGTAAATGGGATTACAGGCGCACGCGCGAGTTTTGCTGATAATTTAGCAGGACATTTTGCGCAATTACGTCAATCAAGCCATCTTCCGGTGTTAGCAGGTTTTGGGATATCGACACCAGAACAAGTGGTGAGCATGGGGGCTCTTGGAGACGGCGTAATCGTCGGCAGTGCGATTGTTGCGGCATTACATGAAGGCGATGTTGCCAGGGTCGAAGCTCTAGTTACTGCCTCGAAAAATGTGCGAGAGAAGTCTACTCTTTAA
- the trpB gene encoding tryptophan synthase subunit beta, whose amino-acid sequence MMKSIANSVPTKEGRYGKFGGQFVPETLMTALLELETAYNEAMADKTFTGELAYYLKEYVGRETPLYFAENLTKELGGAKIYLKREDLNHTGAHKINNAIGQALLAKRMGKKKIVAETGAGQHGVATATACALLNLECVVFMGAEDIKRQQLNVFRMELLGTKVESVETGSKTLKDAVNAALRYWVTNVEDTHYILGSALGPHPFPKIVRDFQRVIGVETRVQILEKEGRLPDAVVACIGGGSNAIGMFHPFVDDEKVALYGVEAAGNGLETGKHAAAIAGGQLGVLHGAYMYLLQDENGFVQEAHSISAGLDYPGKGPEHCYLYDIGRAKFDSITDSEALEGLQLLCRTEGILPALESSHAIAYTAKLAKTMRVDDIIVVCLSGRGDKDVHTVNAILGGEV is encoded by the coding sequence ATGATGAAATCAATTGCAAATAGTGTGCCGACAAAGGAAGGACGCTACGGAAAATTTGGTGGGCAGTTCGTACCAGAAACGTTGATGACAGCACTGTTGGAGTTAGAAACGGCGTATAACGAAGCAATGGCGGACAAAACGTTCACGGGTGAGTTAGCTTATTATTTAAAAGAATATGTAGGTCGTGAAACGCCACTGTACTTTGCGGAAAACTTAACGAAAGAACTTGGTGGGGCAAAAATATACTTGAAGCGCGAAGACTTAAACCATACAGGTGCTCATAAAATCAACAATGCCATCGGGCAAGCGTTACTAGCAAAACGCATGGGGAAAAAGAAAATTGTCGCAGAAACAGGAGCGGGACAGCATGGGGTAGCGACTGCGACAGCTTGTGCATTATTAAATCTTGAGTGTGTTGTCTTTATGGGTGCCGAGGATATAAAGCGTCAGCAATTAAATGTTTTCCGTATGGAGCTGCTCGGCACAAAAGTCGAATCTGTCGAAACTGGTTCAAAAACATTGAAAGATGCAGTCAATGCGGCCTTACGCTATTGGGTGACAAATGTAGAGGATACACATTATATTTTAGGTTCTGCTTTAGGACCTCATCCATTTCCGAAAATAGTACGAGATTTCCAGCGCGTTATTGGTGTTGAAACACGAGTACAAATTTTAGAAAAAGAAGGGCGTTTACCTGATGCCGTTGTTGCTTGTATTGGAGGCGGGAGTAACGCGATTGGTATGTTCCACCCATTTGTAGACGATGAAAAGGTAGCTTTGTATGGTGTCGAGGCTGCCGGTAATGGTCTTGAAACTGGCAAGCATGCTGCAGCCATTGCAGGAGGACAGCTCGGAGTTTTACATGGTGCTTACATGTATTTATTGCAAGATGAAAATGGTTTTGTTCAGGAAGCACATTCTATTTCTGCTGGACTAGATTATCCTGGGAAGGGGCCAGAACATTGCTATTTATATGATATTGGTCGTGCAAAATTCGACTCGATCACAGATAGTGAAGCGCTTGAGGGCTTACAATTACTATGCCGGACAGAAGGGATTTTACCGGCGTTAGAAAGTTCTCATGCGATTGCTTATACAGCAAAACTTGCAAAAACGATGCGTGTGGATGACATCATTGTTGTATGTTTATCTGGTCGCGGTGATAAGGATGTTCATACAGTAAATGCAATACTTGGGGGTGAGGTATAA
- a CDS encoding phosphoribosylanthranilate isomerase has translation MTKVKICGLKEVQHVQAAVRAGADAIGFVFAPSKRLVSIEQARELAKHVPEGVAKIGVFVNPTAEELQAAVKEVPLDYVQYHGEETPDFIREQGYPAIKALSVRSAEDVQKAAHYDVDYYLFDAPGTDFKGGSGHTFDWTLLQVVGIPHEKLILAGGLKLENIEQAVSLVSPSMVDVSSGVESDGVKDIAKIAAFLQLVKKERVK, from the coding sequence ATGACGAAGGTGAAAATTTGTGGTTTGAAGGAAGTACAACACGTGCAAGCGGCGGTGCGGGCAGGAGCAGATGCAATTGGCTTTGTGTTTGCACCAAGTAAGCGTTTGGTGTCGATTGAGCAGGCTCGTGAATTAGCAAAGCATGTACCTGAAGGGGTAGCGAAAATCGGTGTTTTTGTCAACCCAACAGCAGAGGAACTACAGGCAGCAGTGAAAGAAGTGCCATTAGATTATGTGCAATATCATGGGGAGGAAACACCTGATTTTATCCGTGAGCAAGGGTATCCTGCTATCAAAGCGTTGTCGGTTCGTTCCGCAGAGGATGTACAAAAAGCTGCACATTATGATGTCGATTATTATTTATTCGACGCACCGGGTACTGATTTTAAAGGAGGTAGTGGACATACATTTGATTGGACGCTACTCCAAGTGGTGGGCATTCCTCATGAAAAACTAATTCTAGCAGGTGGCTTGAAGTTAGAAAATATCGAGCAAGCAGTATCGCTTGTGTCGCCGTCAATGGTGGATGTTTCAAGTGGTGTCGAGTCAGATGGTGTCAAGGATATCGCGAAAATAGCAGCCTTTTTGCAGCTAGTAAAAAAGGAGAGAGTAAAATGA
- the trpC gene encoding indole-3-glycerol phosphate synthase TrpC, which translates to MNILNKILEQKKLEVGALLEQPDPLVKFTEKKRRSLFETIQKSETLQVISEMKRASPSKGLIAEGADPVKQAKIYAEAGAAAISVLTDKEFFKGSFDDLAAVAQAIETPILCKDFMIDRVQIRFAKASGASIILLIVAALEEELLRDLYSYATSLGLEVLIEVHDIAELKRAVAVGARLIGVNNRDLRSFEVSLERTREIAEAFPFGEERVLISESGIWTKDDAQKVARMGASGVLVGESLMRSGDAGSALRSLQVSKAGASV; encoded by the coding sequence ATGAATATTTTAAACAAAATTCTTGAACAAAAAAAATTAGAAGTTGGAGCATTACTTGAACAGCCTGACCCATTAGTTAAGTTTACAGAAAAAAAGCGTAGGTCATTGTTTGAAACTATACAAAAATCAGAAACATTGCAAGTTATTTCTGAAATGAAGCGTGCTTCGCCTTCTAAGGGCCTCATTGCAGAAGGAGCTGATCCGGTGAAGCAGGCAAAAATTTATGCGGAAGCTGGAGCAGCGGCGATTTCTGTTTTAACAGATAAGGAGTTTTTTAAAGGTTCGTTTGATGATTTAGCAGCTGTGGCACAAGCTATTGAAACTCCAATACTTTGTAAAGACTTCATGATTGATCGTGTACAAATTCGATTTGCAAAAGCATCAGGTGCATCCATTATTTTACTGATTGTGGCGGCCTTAGAAGAAGAACTTTTACGTGATCTATATAGCTATGCAACAAGCTTAGGGCTAGAAGTTTTAATAGAAGTTCATGATATAGCAGAGCTTAAACGAGCTGTTGCTGTCGGTGCTAGACTAATTGGTGTCAATAATCGTGATTTACGGTCATTTGAAGTAAGTCTAGAGCGTACCCGAGAAATTGCCGAAGCCTTTCCATTTGGAGAGGAACGCGTGCTAATTAGTGAAAGTGGGATTTGGACGAAAGACGATGCCCAGAAAGTTGCAAGGATGGGGGCAAGTGGTGTACTCGTGGGGGAATCGTTAATGCGAAGCGGTGATGCAGGGTCCGCACTCCGAAGCTTACAAGTAAGTAAAGCGGGTGCATCTGTATGA